The sequence below is a genomic window from Sorangiineae bacterium MSr12523.
GTGCCCGAGTGCCCGCATGATCTGCGGGAAGCCCTCCAGGTACGGATCCTTGGTCTCGCGTCCGAGCGCCTCCGCGCGTTGAATGTAGGTTGCACCTATTGCCCAGGGCGCGAGCACCGTGCCGCCCACGAGGGCGAGCCCGCGCCCCACCCGCCGAGGCTCGCCGAGTTGCAGTGCCGAGACGAGGCTTCGCACCAGAAAATACGTGCCCTCGAGCGGCAGCACATTGCCCAGCCCTTTGCCCAGCGACCAGCATAGATCCACGGAAAAGAGCTCCTCCTGCGAGAGATCGCTCTCCCCGCGCCGTGCGAACTCGATACCGCGCAGCCGCAAATAGCCGAGTTGCGAAACCAGCGAGAGCATCGCCCGCGAAGGGGTGCTCGGGTATGGCAGCTTGCTCTCGTGAAGCAGCCCGCGCGCGACGGCCATGCCCTCGTCGACGTGGCCCCCGAAGAGGAAGGCCTCTGCGGCAAGCCCGCGCAGCTCGCGCCGTTCGGGCGGTGGCGCACCATCGGCGGCAGCCTGGTAGGTGGTGGCGGCTTCACCGCATCTACCAGCGTTGAACAAGGCCTGGGCCCTTCGTACTTGCAACTCCCGAGCGTGGTCTGTCATGAAATCGCCCCAGCTCCATGCGTTTGCGTAGAGCTCCGCCGCGCGTTCGAAGGCCAGTGCGGTCGCGGCTTGGTGCGCGGCACGCTCGGCATACTCGGCGGCACGACGTAGCTGACCCGCCTCTCGCAAGTGATAGGCCAACACGTCGGCCGGGGCCCTCCGCGCGGCCTCGAGGGTCGTCGCGAGCCGTTCGTGAATGGCCGTGAGCTCGGGCTTCGGCATCGATGCGGCGACATTTTGCCGGATTCGGTCGTGGTAAACCTCGACGATGTCGCTTCCGCGCGACCCGCGCGTTCGAAGCATGCGCGCCGAACGAAGCTGCGCGAGGATGGCCTGCGAATCGCCGCTGATTCGCGCCGCGGTGAAGGCGAGTGCCTGCTCGATGGGCCGGGCCGCGATGGCCACCACTTGCAGCATGCGTCGCGCATCCTCCGACATCCGCTGCAGCCGCGCCTCGAGGACGCGATCGAGCGATGGGGCCGCCATTTCCACGCCAAGACCGCCGTCGCGCGCCAGCAAATCGATGAAGAACGGAATGCCGGCAGCCTCCCGTGCGACGTCGGCCGCCCGCTCGACGTTGCCGTCGGTTCCGATGCACGTGCGCGCGAAGCGAATGGCATCCTCGTGCGGAAGGGGACGCACCTCCATCGTGCGTTCGTGAAATGGCAGCGTCCCCGCGCGACGCCGTGCACGGATGTCGCGCAAAAATGGGCTGTAGTCCTCCTCGTCTTCCCGGTGGGCGGCCAGCATGACCAGCGCCGGTGCGTCGGGCGCGCCCAAGAGCTCGCACAAAAGGTGGGCGCTATCGGCATCGGCCCAGTGCAAATCGTCGACGAAGAGCACCACCTTGCGGCGCGCGCACAGCCTCACGAAAAGCCGCTTCAATCCCGCGAATGCGCGCTGGCGCAAGGCCAAGGGCTCGAGGTGCATGTTCGCCGGCGTGGGGATGGACGCGAGAACCTCGAGGTCCTCCAGCACGGAAAAAATGCGCGCCGTGTGGTGGATGTCCTCGTCGAACAATGCCCGCTGTTCGCCGTAGGGCATCCCCGAGAGCTTGCGGCAGAGCGCATCCACCAGCGCGTCGAAGCCTTTGTAGGGCACCGACTCGCGCTCGTAGCATCGCCCGCGAAGCACGATGCTTTGGGGCACCTCGTTCTCGATCCGTGCGAGCAGCTCGCGCACCAGCGCCGTCTTTCCGACGCCGGAAGCGCCCTTCACGAAGAGGCACGAGGCCGGCCCCGCATTGCACCAGCCGCGCAGCGTTTCGAGCTCGTTCTCGCGACCGATGAGCGGCCACTCGGACATCGCCCGCTCCTGCGAGATCCGCGTGGCCTTCGAGCGCACCGAGTAGGGAGAGTCCCCGCACACCTCGAGGATGTCGTTTCCTCCCGCCCGGCGCGCCGGATCGCGTTCCAGGAGCTGGTTGCACAACTGCACCAAATCGGGGGGAAGATCGTCGCGGCGCGATGCCGGATCCGGCGCCGGCCCTGTCGTGCGGGCCATGGTCACGGCGAGCGCGGTGCCGTCGAAGGGCGTGGTGCCGGTGAGCGCCTCGAAAAGAATGGTTCCCACGGCGTACCAGTCGCTCGCCGCCGTGGGCCGCGCGCCCAACACCTGCTCCGGCGACACGTAGACGGGCGTGCCCGCGATCACGCCTGCATCGTCGTCCGTTCCGCCGCGCTCAAGCGACTGAACGAGACCAAAGTCCAGGATCACCACACGCCCCGAAGGCTCCACGAGCGCATTGGCTGGCTTCAAATCCAGATGCAAGAGCGACGCGGCATGCAGAAATTCGACGCCCACGGTGAGTTGCCGAAGCGCCGCGCGCAGGCGTGCCTCGGCCTCCAGCGGGAGCCCGGGCCCCGCTGGGATGCTGGACCCGCCCCAGACGTACTCGAGGAAGTGCTGCCCATCGACGAGCTCCATGGTGAAGAACCAGGTGTCATCGATGGCCATGAGCTCGTAGAGCGTGGCCAGGTTGAAATGGGTGAGGTCGACGAGGCTTCGATACTCCTTTTTGAAGCGGAAGAGGGTTCCCGGCTCCGCTGCGGGGAGTGTCTTCAATGCAACCCGCGCGCCGCGCTCTTCGTCGAGTGCCTCGTACACGACGCCCATGCCACCCGAGCCCACGCACCGCACGATGCGGTAAGGGCCCAGCCGTTCTGGGACGACACCTTGCCGGACGACCGGCCCCCGCACCTCGAGTTCCGTGTCGGCATGCATGTCCGCCATGATGCATTCACGAACATTCACCCGACGCTGTCAATCGCGTTCCTTTTGGACGTGGCTGCGTCACCAACCGACGCAGCCGAGCCGCTCTCCGACCCGTATTCCGACCCGTACACGTACACGTTCCCGTTCCCGTTCCCGATCTCCTCTCTCTCTCCTGGAGACTTCGGGCACGGGCACGGGCACGGGCACGGGGGTTACGGCATCAAGTGCACGCGATGCAATGACAAGCTTCGCCAAGTGCACTGGAGAGCATGTCGGCTGCGGCCTAGCTTGAGGGCATGAACAACACCTCATTGTACTCCCCGCGCGTGACCTCCACCGTCGAGCGCTTGCTACGCACCGCTGAAACCGTCGATGCCGAGATCACGCCCCGCGCCTTTGCCCACATCAAGGCAACCGGCGGCGTGAGGGACGACCAAGCCGTTGCGCATTTGCTTCGCGACGCGTACATGGCGATCGACGTGCCGACGGCCAAGTTCCTTTACAACCTCGTTCGCGCCCGCGGTG
It includes:
- a CDS encoding AAA family ATPase, encoding MADMHADTELEVRGPVVRQGVVPERLGPYRIVRCVGSGGMGVVYEALDEERGARVALKTLPAAEPGTLFRFKKEYRSLVDLTHFNLATLYELMAIDDTWFFTMELVDGQHFLEYVWGGSSIPAGPGLPLEAEARLRAALRQLTVGVEFLHAASLLHLDLKPANALVEPSGRVVILDFGLVQSLERGGTDDDAGVIAGTPVYVSPEQVLGARPTAASDWYAVGTILFEALTGTTPFDGTALAVTMARTTGPAPDPASRRDDLPPDLVQLCNQLLERDPARRAGGNDILEVCGDSPYSVRSKATRISQERAMSEWPLIGRENELETLRGWCNAGPASCLFVKGASGVGKTALVRELLARIENEVPQSIVLRGRCYERESVPYKGFDALVDALCRKLSGMPYGEQRALFDEDIHHTARIFSVLEDLEVLASIPTPANMHLEPLALRQRAFAGLKRLFVRLCARRKVVLFVDDLHWADADSAHLLCELLGAPDAPALVMLAAHREDEEDYSPFLRDIRARRRAGTLPFHERTMEVRPLPHEDAIRFARTCIGTDGNVERAADVAREAAGIPFFIDLLARDGGLGVEMAAPSLDRVLEARLQRMSEDARRMLQVVAIAARPIEQALAFTAARISGDSQAILAQLRSARMLRTRGSRGSDIVEVYHDRIRQNVAASMPKPELTAIHERLATTLEAARRAPADVLAYHLREAGQLRRAAEYAERAAHQAATALAFERAAELYANAWSWGDFMTDHARELQVRRAQALFNAGRCGEAATTYQAAADGAPPPERRELRGLAAEAFLFGGHVDEGMAVARGLLHESKLPYPSTPSRAMLSLVSQLGYLRLRGIEFARRGESDLSQEELFSVDLCWSLGKGLGNVLPLEGTYFLVRSLVSALQLGEPRRVGRGLALVGGTVLAPWAIGATYIQRAEALGRETKDPYLEGFPQIMRALGHVSQTARWKVALELVDQGVATLREKSSGTSWEAALGMGIAFKSLEAMGDLEEITRRSTKDYREAEERGDLFAEIIAGQCHAYSLIARGDIETARKQEQRLMQRWARGGYTAQHWYALFLRVYCDLYEGQLGSAWEHFQRDLPQIERAHLLKMPIARSPTLYLWALLQVARARTRRSKREREELLKAAEGLAQRLSREQRLDGPIHGKVIEAAVAAARGHLTEARSLLEQCRDEYRSIDMRLMSACAERRLGELFGNEERRRSADAEIRRHGIAQPENWTDAMLPPFI